A genomic segment from Gadus morhua chromosome 4, gadMor3.0, whole genome shotgun sequence encodes:
- the LOC115542551 gene encoding uncharacterized protein LOC115542551 gives MRLPAATEAFPDGPQAPGVWPMTITPLPAGPAKQREEQPVVKKTAPPRFLPPQEPRPAQVKMFFKRARLVSGSSGAERERVPPWCLPPLGSTPAMLFKRGPPTDTVCPQPEKNPGDLKGVPGLGVKESKVYGLEVRAVNQNNCVRFLPPPEPRRARIWKRTWLVQGLRMPLPSTRCLCNCRSGFLFNLRCVCGVVWEPGAEEKVAPPLYIPPLELMPAALFKLGLLAEGVRTAQTSGGFEGLGMGGFRHVLGPALPLTGSTPLVVGQPIRTRHHKPPSLLSSQNKTDSESRSIWESASGAGCSGLGQVLRWPTAQVGRLDPEPRQFPSASFTLRGEKHCGTPTQGRTITCRRMIRA, from the coding sequence ATGAGGCTCCCAGCAGCCACTGAGGCCTTCCCAGATGGACCACAAGCCCCAGGAGTTTGGCCCATGACCATCACGCCTCTACCTGCTGGCCCAGCaaagcagagagaggagcagccAGTGGTCAAGAAGACAGCGCCTCCTCGCTTCCTTCCGCCCCAGGAGCCAAGACCAGCCCAGGTCAAAATGTTCTTCAAGCGTGCCCGGCTGGTGAGTGGTTCTTCTGGGGCTGAAAGGGAGAGGGTGCCTCCCTGGTGCCTTCCGCCCCTGGGCTCCACACCAGCCATGCTCTTCAAGCGTGGTCCACCTACCGACACAGTTTGCCCCCAGCCAGAGAAAAACCCTGGCGACCTCAAAGGAGTTCCGGGCCTAGGTGTAAAAGAAAGCAAAGTGTATGGGTTGGAGGTCAGGGCTGTAAACCAAAATAACTGTGTCCGGTTCCTCCCGCCGCCGGAGCCCAGACGAGCCAGGATCTGGAAGCGAACCTGGCTGGTCCAAGGGTTGCGCATGCCACTGCCGTCCACTAGATGTCTTTGCAACTGCAGATCTGGATTTCTTTTCAAcctcagatgtgtgtgtggggttgtgtgggAACCTGGGGCTGAGGAGAAGGTGGCGCCTCCCTTATACATACCCCCCCTGGAGCTCATGCCCGCCGCGCTGTTCAAGCTGGGTCTGCTGGCTGAAGGCGTTCGCACGGCGCAAACCAGCGGAGGCTTTGAAGGACTCGGTATGGGTGGGTTTCGCCATGTTTTAGGCCCCGCTCTTCCCTTAACTGGTTCAACACCCCTAGTCGTAGGCCAGCCAATCAGGACCAGACACCACAAGCCTCCCTCATTGTTGTCAAGCCAGAACAAGACAGATTCAGAGAGTCGGAGCATATGGGAGAGTGCATCGGGGGCTGGCTGCTCAGGGCTCGGTCAGGTCCTACGCTGGCCCACAGCCCAAGTAGGCAGACTTGATCCTGAACCAAGACAGTTCCCTTCCGCCTCCTTCACCCTCAGAGGTGAAAAGCACTGCGGGACCCCCACCCAAGGCAGGACGATCACCTGTAGGAGGATGATAAGAGCCTGA